Proteins from one Pongo abelii isolate AG06213 chromosome 19, NHGRI_mPonAbe1-v2.0_pri, whole genome shotgun sequence genomic window:
- the GID4 gene encoding glucose-induced degradation protein 4 homolog isoform X3 has product MCARGQVGRGTQLSSGRPCSQVPGSRWRPERLVRRQRAGGRPSRPHPARARPGLSLPVTLLGSRAAAAVPLPLPPALAPGDPAMPVRTECPPPAGASAASAASLIPPPPINTQQPGVATSLLYSGSKFRGHQKSKGNSYDVEVVLQHVDTGNSYLCGYLKIKGLTEEYPTLTTFFEGEIISKKHPFLTRKWDADEDVDRKHWNIGRYLGLQTVLDWTETFWVREELRRPPLVLACEVWLSQGAEPMECFLLQQFVAAFVVLSISPNFHHSWRTPRFPRGTPGALYCTWVCLRFTMSNTLHLGCHFFIIN; this is encoded by the exons atgtgtgcgcgaGGGCAAGTCGGGAGGGGGACCCAGCTCAGTAGTGGGAGGCCCTGCTCACAGGTCCCTGGGTCCCGGTGGCGGCCGGAGCGCTTGGTCCGCAGGCAGCGGGCGGGTGGTcgcccctcccgcccccaccccgcGCGTGCGCGCCCCGGCCTCTCCCTCCCCGTCACCCTCCTCGGCTCCCGCGCGGCGGCGGCGGTTCCTCTCCCACTCCCCCCAGCCCTGGCTCCGGGGGACCCCGCGATGCCGGTCCGCACCGAGTGTCCCCCGCCGGCCGGTGCCTCCGCTGCCTCCGCGGCCTCACTCATCCCGCCGCCGCCTATCAACACCCAGCAGCCCGGCGTGGCCACCAGCCTGCTCTACAGCGGCTCCAAGTTCCGCGGCCACCAGAAGAGCAAGGGGAACTCGTACGACGTAGAGGTGGTGCTGCAG CACGTGGACACGGGGAACTCTTACCTTTGTGGGTACTTGAAGATTAAAGGCCTTACTGAG GAGTATCCAACCCTTACGACCTTCTTTGAAGGAGAAATAATCAGTAAAAAACACCCTTTCTTAACTCGCAAGTGGGATGCAGATGAAGATGTTGATCGGAAACACTGG AACATTGGAAGATATCTGGGTCTACAGACTGTGCTAGACTGGACTGAAACATTTTGGGTGAGAGAGGAACTAAGAAGGCCACCCTTGGTACTGGCATGTGAGGTGTGGTTGAGCCAGGGAGCTGAACCTATGGAGTGCTTCCTCCTCCAGCAGTTTGTGGCTGCTTTTGTAGTACTCAGCATTTCTCCTAACTTTCACCACTCATGGAGGACTCCCAGGTTCCCACGTGGGACTCCTGGAGCTCTGTACTGCACCTGGGTTTGTCTGAGATTTACAATGTCTAATACACTTCACCTAGGCTgtcattttttcattataaactAG